The window TTTAGCTCTAGCTCTAACACGGTCTGATAATCGTCGAACCGTTTCTATATTATGATTCAAAATATCAGGCTTTGCATCCATGAGTGTCTTCAAGTTCTCATAAACACCATTCATGTCTGAAGGTAAAACCTCTATACTTGTAAAAGGATTCTTCCTTCTAACTGCTCTTACTGTTTCAGCAAAAACTCCAGCTCCGCCGTCCTTAAGATCATCACGTGCTACTGCTGTTATTACAGCATGCTTTAAGCCCATTAACTGAACACTATCGGCAACACGTTCTGGCTCTTTCCAATCTAACTCATTAGGAAGGCCTGTCTTAACTGCACAAAAGCGACATGCTCTTGTACAAACATCTCCTAAAATCATAAAGGTTGCAGTCTTTCGAACTGCCCAACACTCATGAATATTGGGACATCTTGCTTCTTCACACACTGTATGGAGATTTTTTTCCCTCATCATCTTTTTGAGACCCGTATAATTTTCATTTGTATTTAATTTGATCTTTAACCAGTCAGGCTTTCGAACGTATTCCTCATTCTGGGCCACATTAATCACTCCTGTATGTAAATCTAATTTCTGTTCCTTTTATACCTTAACCCACTTTACCATATAGACCACAATTTATCCAATGAGTTCTTTTACTACTGTATCAAGGAATTACTACTTTTACCATTAATTCGCATTTATGTTTTCACCCTTTCTTCTGCAAACTAATGTAAGAAAACTTTACTTGCTTTTAGTTCTAAACCTAGAAATTAGATTCTACTTTTCTGCGGAGCAAATGTATCTTAGGTCCATATGGCTTAACAGAGTAATACCAAAACCGGTACTCATGAAACATACCTATGAGGAAAAAATCAGAGCGTAAAACGTTACATCTCACTATTCAAAAAAGCGTATGTTCAAAAGGACTACTTGTCTTTTTTAGAGCACGAATGAAAGGAGTAGAAATAGTGAAAAGGTTTTTAGTGATGCTACTTATCTTTTCTATCATTACCCCATCATTAGCAACTGCAGCAGAGAAAACGGATCAGGAAAAGCTATATGAAACAAGAATGGACTTATATCAAAAAACAGAAGCCATTACACATATTCCTTGGTATTATCTTGCTGCCATTGATCAATATGAACGTAACCTCCGCTACTCAAGAAAAGATTTACCAAAGCCAGATGGCGCCATTGGCATTTATTTTTCTCCAGAAATATGGAGTGGTGCTGTTAATCCTAATAAAGAGGATACAGATCCCTTTACGATTCATTCATTTGCAGGCTTTGGCCTAGATGGAAATGGAGACGGTAAAGCCAAACGTCTAGACGATGAAGATGTCTTATACACGATGGCACATTTCATCGAGACATATGGAACGAGTCACGATGACATAAAGATAGCCTTATGGGATTACTATCAACGTGATAAAACTGTAGGGATTATTCTAGGTCATATGCAAGTTTTTAAAAAGTTTGGAACAGTAGCCTTGGATAAACATGCCTTTCCTGTACCTCTGAGAAGCAACCACAGTTATAAAAATACCTGGGGTGACCGAAGAGGTTGGGGTGGACGAAGAACTCATGAAGGTACCGATATTTTCGCAAGCTACGGTGTACCCGTTCGCTCTACTTCTTACGGTATTGTTGAAATAAAAGGATGGAACAAGTTCGGCGGATGGCGTGTCGGGATAAGAGATTTAAATAATACGTATCACTACTATGCTCACTTAAATGGATTTGCAAAGGATCTGCAGGTTGGGCAAATTGTAGAGCCGGGTATGATAATTGGATCGGTGGGAAGCTCTGGTTATGGACCACCAGGAACTGCTGGAAAATTCCCACCACATCTTCATTACGGAATGTACAAAGATAATGGATATACAGAATGGTCATTCGATCCATACCCACATTTACGATCATGGGAGAGACAAGAGCGTGCAAGAAGGTAATAAATAGCAACCTTTAGCAGTCCAATTGTACTAATTGGACTGCTATTTTTTTGAAAACGACTAAGACATTTATGCTTTTAGATTGTATGAGCTCTTCTACATTTTTGGGGATGCTTCGTTTCCTGCAACAAGTGCAAATACAGGCGATATTACTGAGGAAGCAATTAATATTCCTGATTTCACCTTTACAGGCTGTTATTGTAAAAATGTCCCTCCCTTTCTTAACTGCTCTCATTAATACTTCTGAACATCCTAGACAGGACAATTCACCACAAGAGAAGGAGGTTAAGTTTTCTTCTCTTGTTGTAGAAATCCTTACATACTGTTCATCATATCTAGCATATGGTTTCCAATAGAATTACCATATTGTTATAATTATTCCAATGTAAAATAATCCTTTTGTATACTGTTATTGTTATAAACAAACAATTAAAAAGACATTGGAAGGAGATGATTACATGACGTATCTCATATTATTAATAGGATTTGCTCTCTTAATTAAAGGCGCTGATTATTTTGTAGAAGGTGCTTCAAAGATCGCTCAAACTTTGAGAGTTTCACCAATGTTAATCGGCTTAACGATCGTAGCCTTTGGAACAAGCGCTCCGGAAGCATCAGTCAGTTTTATTGCTGCTTTTGACGGAAACAGTGACGTAGCAATTGGAAATGTGGTTGGAAGCAACATCTTTAATGCAACTTTCATTTTAGGAGTAACAGCAGTTGTCTTTCCTTTGGCAGTTCAGAGCGAGACAATTAGAAAAGAAATACCATTTGCTCTGCTGGCAGCCGTTTCGTTGATCGTTTTAATTAGTGATATTCAACTTCAATATTCAGACGTTAATATAATAACGAGAACTGAAGGAATCCTTTTACTATTATTCTTTGCTGTTTTTCTTTACTATGTATTTGAGATGGCAAGAAACAATCGGGACCAAACTGAAACGATTACTTCTGATACCGTCAATACATCATGGGTGAAAAACCTTATATTTACTATTGGTGGACTTGTTGGAATTGTGGTAGGTGGTAGCCTTGTAGTCGAAAATAGTATTGAAATCGCTCTTTCACTCGGGATGAGTGAAACTCTAGTTGGCTTAACGATCGTTGCTGTAGGAACTTCGCTTCCTGAGTTGGTCACATCTATAACCGCTGCTATAAAAAAACAGACTGAGATTGCATTGGGTAACATTATTGGTAGTAACATCTTCAATATCTTTTTCATACTAGGAGCCTCAGCAACGATTCATCCATTAGCTGTTGATCCAAAGATATTTCTAGATATGTGGCTTATGATCTTTGTTACATTTTTATTACTCATACTTTCAAGAACAAATCATAAAATCTCAAAGCTAGAAGGTGCTATTTTAGCCATTATCTACATCATTTACGTTACCTATATTATTATCCGAAATTAAGCAACGTAAAGTACCTTCACCTAACAAATTTTT of the Bacillus mesophilus genome contains:
- the lipA gene encoding lipoyl synthase, whose translation is MAQNEEYVRKPDWLKIKLNTNENYTGLKKMMREKNLHTVCEEARCPNIHECWAVRKTATFMILGDVCTRACRFCAVKTGLPNELDWKEPERVADSVQLMGLKHAVITAVARDDLKDGGAGVFAETVRAVRRKNPFTSIEVLPSDMNGVYENLKTLMDAKPDILNHNIETVRRLSDRVRARAKYDRSLEFLSRAKEMQPEIPTKSSIMVGLGETKEDIIATMDDLREHNVNIMTIGQYLQPSKKHLKVEKYYHPDEFLELKEIALSKGFSHCESGPMVRSSYHADEQVNAAKQA
- a CDS encoding M23 family metallopeptidase — protein: MKGVEIVKRFLVMLLIFSIITPSLATAAEKTDQEKLYETRMDLYQKTEAITHIPWYYLAAIDQYERNLRYSRKDLPKPDGAIGIYFSPEIWSGAVNPNKEDTDPFTIHSFAGFGLDGNGDGKAKRLDDEDVLYTMAHFIETYGTSHDDIKIALWDYYQRDKTVGIILGHMQVFKKFGTVALDKHAFPVPLRSNHSYKNTWGDRRGWGGRRTHEGTDIFASYGVPVRSTSYGIVEIKGWNKFGGWRVGIRDLNNTYHYYAHLNGFAKDLQVGQIVEPGMIIGSVGSSGYGPPGTAGKFPPHLHYGMYKDNGYTEWSFDPYPHLRSWERQERARR
- a CDS encoding calcium/sodium antiporter; translated protein: MTYLILLIGFALLIKGADYFVEGASKIAQTLRVSPMLIGLTIVAFGTSAPEASVSFIAAFDGNSDVAIGNVVGSNIFNATFILGVTAVVFPLAVQSETIRKEIPFALLAAVSLIVLISDIQLQYSDVNIITRTEGILLLLFFAVFLYYVFEMARNNRDQTETITSDTVNTSWVKNLIFTIGGLVGIVVGGSLVVENSIEIALSLGMSETLVGLTIVAVGTSLPELVTSITAAIKKQTEIALGNIIGSNIFNIFFILGASATIHPLAVDPKIFLDMWLMIFVTFLLLILSRTNHKISKLEGAILAIIYIIYVTYIIIRN